One genomic window of Campylobacter fetus subsp. fetus includes the following:
- the hisF gene encoding imidazole glycerol phosphate synthase subunit HisF, with protein sequence MDKFAKRIIPCLDVNNGRVVKGINFVGLRDAGDPVEVAKRYNDEGADELCFLDITASSDGRDTIVHVVEEVARQLFIPLTVGGGIRKIDDISRLLNVGCDKVSLNSAAIHNPNLISEAANKFGSQCVVVAIDVKKVDGSYHVFINGGRVDTKIDAYEWAKKVYELGAGEILLTSMDSDGTKNGYDLEVTSKISNLVGIPVIASGGAGTMEHILEAFKFGADAALAASIFHYKEIEISELKKYLLANDIGVRI encoded by the coding sequence ATGGATAAATTTGCAAAACGTATAATTCCTTGTTTGGATGTAAATAATGGACGCGTGGTAAAAGGTATAAATTTCGTAGGACTTCGCGACGCAGGAGATCCGGTCGAAGTTGCCAAACGCTACAACGACGAAGGCGCTGATGAGCTTTGTTTTTTAGACATCACTGCAAGTAGCGACGGTAGAGATACTATCGTACATGTAGTAGAAGAAGTAGCAAGGCAGCTTTTTATACCTCTAACAGTCGGCGGCGGTATAAGAAAAATAGATGATATCTCAAGACTTTTAAACGTAGGTTGCGATAAAGTAAGTCTAAACTCCGCAGCCATTCACAATCCAAATTTGATAAGCGAAGCTGCAAATAAATTCGGCTCACAATGCGTAGTCGTAGCTATAGACGTAAAAAAAGTGGACGGGAGCTATCACGTATTTATAAACGGCGGTAGAGTAGATACTAAAATCGACGCTTATGAATGGGCAAAAAAAGTTTATGAACTAGGCGCAGGAGAGATACTGCTAACTTCTATGGATAGCGACGGCACAAAAAACGGCTACGACCTTGAAGTCACATCTAAAATATCAAATTTAGTCGGCATCCCGGTCATCGCAAGCGGTGGTGCCGGAACTATGGAGCATATCTTAGAAGCGTTTAAATTCGGCGCTGACGCTGCGCTTGCTGCAAGTATATTTCACTATAAAGAGATAGAAATATCGGAGCTCAAAAAATACCTTTTAGCAAACGATATCGGAGTTAGAATTTGA